One Engystomops pustulosus chromosome 11, aEngPut4.maternal, whole genome shotgun sequence DNA window includes the following coding sequences:
- the GSTP1 gene encoding glutathione S-transferase P, whose product MPEYTIIYFNVRGRCEAMRMLLADQGLDWKEDVVTFDAWFQGDLKRDTVFGQLPAFKDGDVTLYQSNAILRHLARNHGLYGKTPCEATKIDMVNDGVEDLRVKYLRMIYQNYDNGKDDYIKALPTELGHFERLLAANNGGKGFVVGDQISFVDYNLVDLLRTHLVLAPDCLSGFPLLSAYVSRISSRPKIEAFLNTDAHKSRPINGNGKQ is encoded by the exons A TGCCTGAATACACCATCATCTACTTCAATGTCAGAG GTCGCTGTGAAGCTATGCGGATGCTCCTGGCTGACCAGGGATTAGACTGGAAGGAGGACGTGGTCACGTTTGACGCGTGGTTTCAGGGAGATCTGAAGCGTGATACG GTGTTTGGCCAGCTCCCAGCATTCAAAGATGGAGACGTCACTCTGTACCAGTCCAATGCCATCCTGCGCCACCTTGCCAGGAATCACG GTCTCTATGGAAAAACCCCATGCGAGGCCACCAAAATAGACATGGTTAACGATGGCGTGGAAGATCTCCGGGTGAAATACTTACGGATGATCTACCAGAACTAC GATAACGGCAAAGACGACTACATTAAGGCTCTGCCCACCGAGCTTGGTCACTTTGAACGTCTGCTGGCAGCCAACAATGGAGGGAAGGGGTTTGTGGTTGGAGATCAG ATTTCTTTTGTTGATTATAACTTGGTGGACCTTCTCCGCACCCATCTTGTCCTGGCTCCAGACTGCCTCTCGGgcttccccctcctctctgccTACGTCAGCCGCATTAGTAGCCGCCCTAAAATTGAAGCCTTTCTCAACACTGATGCCCACAAGAGCCGACCCATCAACGGCAATGGGAAGCAGTGA